Proteins from a genomic interval of Rickettsia sp. Oklahoma-10:
- the grxC gene encoding glutaredoxin 3, whose product MNKNMLHTIIIYTLASCPYCIKAKALLDNKEVAYEEIEVSGFTQEEKEKFIKKVGGSRTVPQIFIDNIHIGGNDDLQKLNEEGRLDKLLEGQPKKNPTAAGV is encoded by the coding sequence ATGAATAAAAATATGTTACATACGATCATTATTTATACTCTCGCTAGTTGTCCTTATTGTATCAAAGCTAAGGCGTTACTTGATAATAAAGAGGTGGCTTATGAGGAAATTGAAGTAAGTGGGTTTACTCAGGAAGAGAAAGAAAAATTCATAAAGAAAGTTGGTGGTAGCAGAACTGTTCCGCAGATATTTATAGATAATATTCATATAGGTGGTAATGATGATTTACAGAAGCTTAATGAAGAAGGCAGGCTTGATAAGTTGTTAGAAGGACAGCCTAAGAAGAATCCGACTGCTGCTGGTGTGTAG
- the mlaD gene encoding outer membrane lipid asymmetry maintenance protein MlaD has product MKQNIIETIIGFVVLIIAVLFLIFAYKTGSSITHSKGYQVTANFQSAEGIAVGSDVMISGIKIGSVKKITLDPNSFYASIYLNINDDVKIPKDSKAQVVTSGLLGGKYILIVPGHDDENLADNEEIRYTQSAINIESLINKIVSSFGNKW; this is encoded by the coding sequence ATGAAACAGAATATTATTGAAACAATTATCGGATTTGTAGTATTAATTATTGCTGTACTATTTTTGATTTTTGCCTACAAAACAGGTAGTTCTATTACTCACTCAAAAGGTTATCAGGTAACTGCTAATTTTCAGAGTGCAGAGGGTATAGCAGTCGGAAGCGATGTGATGATTTCAGGTATAAAAATTGGTAGTGTAAAGAAAATTACTTTAGATCCAAATAGCTTTTACGCAAGTATATATCTAAATATTAATGATGATGTTAAAATACCTAAAGATTCTAAAGCTCAAGTAGTCACCAGTGGGTTACTTGGAGGTAAGTATATTTTGATCGTACCCGGTCATGATGATGAAAATTTAGCGGATAATGAAGAAATAAGATATACTCAATCAGCAATTAATATTGAATCATTAATTAATAAAATCGTTTCTTCATTTGGCAATAAATGGTAA
- the fabD gene encoding ACP S-malonyltransferase yields MKTAFIFPGQGSQLIGMGRDFYDNFKAAKETFQTIDEALNRKLTDIIFNSTPEELTLTTNTQPALMAVSMAIINTIKAETGKSLDSLCDYAAGHSLGEYSALCATESISLTDTAKLLHVRSTSMQEACPEDEGSMAACINIPLQKLEEILKDINKINLCQIANDNIDGQIVISGKVDAIDYAISIIKDLGYKAIKLKVSAPFHCSLMKPAENQMQLALDKTVINKPIIPVIQNYTAKPATNPLEIKQNLILQICGRVRWRETLELFNTLEVTHIVEIGAGNVLTNMLRKINYPNMLRKINYLFNLSNIEELQHFLDRVNK; encoded by the coding sequence ATGAAAACAGCCTTTATTTTCCCTGGTCAAGGATCACAATTGATTGGCATGGGAAGAGATTTTTACGATAATTTTAAGGCAGCTAAAGAAACATTTCAAACCATCGATGAAGCACTAAACCGAAAACTTACTGACATAATTTTTAATAGTACTCCTGAGGAACTAACACTAACTACCAACACACAACCGGCATTAATGGCGGTATCTATGGCAATAATAAATACTATCAAGGCTGAAACCGGTAAAAGTTTAGATAGTCTTTGTGATTATGCTGCTGGTCACTCTCTAGGTGAATATAGCGCTCTCTGTGCTACTGAAAGTATTAGCCTTACAGATACTGCAAAACTACTTCATGTACGTAGTACATCTATGCAAGAAGCATGTCCAGAAGATGAGGGAAGCATGGCAGCTTGTATCAATATTCCGCTTCAAAAGCTTGAAGAAATATTAAAAGATATAAACAAAATAAATTTATGCCAAATAGCCAACGATAACATCGACGGGCAAATAGTTATTAGCGGCAAAGTAGATGCTATCGATTATGCTATAAGCATAATTAAAGATTTAGGTTATAAAGCGATCAAGCTGAAAGTGAGCGCTCCATTTCACTGTAGTCTAATGAAACCTGCAGAGAATCAAATGCAACTGGCACTTGATAAAACAGTAATTAATAAACCAATAATACCTGTGATTCAGAATTATACTGCAAAACCTGCTACTAATCCCCTAGAAATCAAACAAAATTTAATTCTTCAGATATGTGGACGAGTTAGATGGCGTGAAACTCTAGAACTATTTAATACGCTAGAAGTCACGCATATAGTAGAAATAGGAGCTGGAAATGTGTTAACAAATATGCTCCGAAAAATCAATTATCCAAATATGCTCCGAAAAATCAATTATCTATTTAACTTAAGTAATATAGAGGAATTACAGCATTTTTTAGACAGAGTGAACAAATAA
- a CDS encoding SspB family protein, which produces MNTEYKNFVNKYMLEFVKKILTKIQHENLYWDQLIYISYRTDNPAVILPLKVKQAYPKQITIVLQYQFENLIVNDTGFSLTVSFYGVKEIIYIPFDALISFIDSNNNYSLTFNQSLNVQENQQYEEEISNNKSCKTLLSPNPNVIMLDKFRNSSKPKLR; this is translated from the coding sequence ATGAATACTGAATATAAAAATTTTGTGAATAAATATATGCTAGAATTTGTGAAAAAAATTCTTACAAAAATTCAGCATGAAAATTTATATTGGGATCAGTTGATATATATATCATATAGAACTGATAATCCTGCAGTAATTTTACCCTTAAAAGTTAAACAAGCATATCCAAAACAAATAACAATAGTGCTGCAATATCAGTTTGAAAATTTAATAGTAAATGATACAGGTTTTTCTTTAACGGTAAGTTTTTACGGTGTTAAAGAAATAATTTACATACCTTTTGATGCGCTTATCAGTTTTATTGATTCTAATAATAATTATAGTTTAACTTTTAATCAGTCGTTAAATGTACAAGAAAATCAGCAATATGAAGAGGAAATAAGTAATAATAAAAGTTGCAAGACTTTATTATCTCCAAATCCAAATGTTATAATGTTAGATAAGTTTCGTAATTCTTCTAAACCTAAGCTCCGTTAA
- a CDS encoding LpxI family protein: MLPNLGIIAGKGLLPYLIANNYTKQGGKCYIAAIKGEANINQIKNFTYKVLKIGMVGETIKYFKENKVQNIIFIGGVNRPNFKNLAVDKIGSLLLFKILEQKIRGDDSLLKTVADFFESYGFKVISSNKIYKNQQYDSNIITDTNPTSSDKNDIELGIKILNHLSPFDITQSVIVESGYILGIEAAEGTDNLIARCADLRKNPHEGVLVKIPKLGQDTRLDMPTIGPDTIQNLAKHNYSGIAIKADEMIVVEQELTVKLANKHKIFIAKC, translated from the coding sequence ATGCTACCAAATCTTGGAATTATCGCAGGCAAAGGTTTATTACCTTACTTAATAGCCAATAATTATACTAAGCAAGGCGGTAAATGTTATATAGCGGCAATTAAAGGCGAAGCCAATATAAACCAAATTAAAAATTTTACATATAAAGTTTTAAAAATCGGTATGGTTGGAGAAACCATAAAATATTTTAAGGAGAATAAGGTACAAAATATTATTTTTATAGGTGGAGTTAATAGACCAAATTTTAAAAATTTAGCTGTAGATAAAATAGGCAGCTTATTGCTTTTCAAAATACTTGAACAAAAAATTCGAGGAGATGATAGTTTGCTAAAAACAGTAGCAGATTTTTTTGAAAGTTATGGTTTTAAAGTAATTTCAAGTAACAAAATATATAAAAATCAACAATATGACTCCAATATTATAACCGATACTAACCCTACGAGTTCAGATAAAAACGATATTGAGCTTGGAATAAAAATATTAAATCATTTAAGTCCATTCGACATTACACAATCGGTTATAGTTGAAAGTGGCTACATACTTGGTATAGAAGCTGCCGAAGGGACTGATAATTTAATAGCGAGATGTGCAGATTTACGTAAAAATCCTCATGAAGGAGTGTTAGTAAAAATACCAAAACTAGGTCAGGATACAAGGCTAGATATGCCGACGATCGGTCCAGATACTATACAAAACCTTGCGAAGCATAATTATAGTGGTATAGCAATCAAAGCAGATGAAATGATTGTAGTCGAACAAGAACTAACTGTAAAACTCGCCAATAAACATAAAATTTTTATAGCAAAATGTTAG
- a CDS encoding NADH-ubiquinone oxidoreductase subunit NDUFA12 family protein has protein sequence MSWINKVFITFFHKKVGEDEFLNQYYESRNIDYLGRPRRFVIYKNVNEPEKIAPSWHAWLHHLVNEIPKNIQLFPWQHDNRHLAKFSYRGEFKGDAKHSTAAYINMHEDASVGLMYELPLEVEFGKMSKKKLPKTSSLKYNRWQP, from the coding sequence ATGTCGTGGATAAATAAGGTTTTTATTACTTTTTTTCACAAAAAAGTAGGAGAAGATGAGTTTTTGAATCAATATTATGAAAGCCGTAATATTGATTATTTAGGACGTCCAAGGAGATTTGTTATTTATAAAAATGTAAATGAACCTGAAAAAATTGCACCAAGTTGGCATGCTTGGTTACATCATTTAGTAAATGAGATACCAAAAAATATTCAGCTTTTTCCATGGCAACATGATAATAGACATCTTGCCAAATTCTCTTATAGAGGGGAATTTAAAGGAGACGCGAAACACAGCACCGCAGCGTACATAAACATGCATGAGGATGCGAGTGTTGGATTGATGTATGAATTACCTCTAGAAGTAGAGTTTGGGAAAATGTCTAAAAAAAAGCTGCCTAAAACATCAAGTCTTAAATATAATAGATGGCAACCGTAA
- a CDS encoding GIY-YIG nuclease family protein — protein MPFRIDRNQEKINKNVFGIILYSNRNGALYIGITNNILRRIYEHKQKSSQKRFRAKYDVIKIVYI, from the coding sequence ATGCCTTTCCGTATAGACAGGAATCAAGAAAAAATAAATAAAAATGTATTCGGTATCATATTATATTCTAATCGCAATGGTGCTTTGTATATTGGTATTACTAATAATATATTACGCCGTATTTATGAACATAAGCAAAAAAGTAGTCAAAAGAGATTTAGGGCAAAATATGATGTTATAAAGATTGTTTATATATAA
- the dnaQ gene encoding DNA polymerase III subunit epsilon gives MSSLREIILDTETTGLDPRQGHRIVEIGAIEMVNKVLTGRNFHSYINPERDIPFEAYRIHGISSEFLKDKPLFHKIADDFLEFISNSKLIIHNAPFDIQFLNHELSLLKRAEIKLLELANTIDTLVMARNMFPGAKSNLDALCKRFKVDNSGRQLHGALKDAALLAEVYVELTGGRQSTFKMVDQSIGINNLAINQVKHKTRQTTIVIKPTKEELQKHKDFINKILTPA, from the coding sequence ATGTCAAGTTTAAGAGAAATAATTTTAGATACTGAAACTACAGGACTCGACCCAAGACAAGGTCACCGAATCGTTGAGATTGGTGCTATTGAGATGGTAAATAAGGTATTAACAGGTAGGAATTTTCATTCTTATATTAATCCTGAGCGAGACATACCGTTTGAGGCTTATAGAATTCACGGCATTTCCAGTGAATTTTTGAAAGATAAACCGCTATTTCATAAAATAGCCGATGATTTTTTAGAGTTTATCTCAAATAGCAAACTTATTATTCATAATGCTCCTTTCGATATTCAATTTCTAAATCATGAATTATCATTATTAAAGAGAGCTGAGATTAAACTCTTGGAACTAGCAAATACTATTGATACTCTTGTGATGGCCAGAAACATGTTTCCGGGAGCAAAATCTAATCTTGATGCATTATGTAAAAGATTTAAAGTGGATAATTCCGGTAGACAACTTCACGGTGCTTTGAAAGATGCAGCATTACTTGCAGAAGTGTATGTAGAACTAACAGGCGGTAGACAATCTACTTTTAAGATGGTTGATCAATCTATTGGAATAAATAATTTAGCAATTAATCAAGTAAAGCATAAAACACGACAAACTACTATAGTTATTAAACCTACAAAAGAAGAACTACAAAAACATAAAGATTTCATAAATAAGATTTTAACACCGGCTTAA
- the coaE gene encoding dephospho-CoA kinase (Dephospho-CoA kinase (CoaE) performs the final step in coenzyme A biosynthesis.): MLAICITGSYASGKTFILDYLAEKGYKTFCADQCIKELYQDLSVQNQILTLLPELEYFNIRKISNLIYNYDLSREKLQNFIYPLLIDKLILFKKENANSKFVFAEIPLLYEAKFDKYFDFVVTIYCSEEVRMQRAITRSSFDIEIYNKIGEIQLSQESKIEKADFSINSGVDMLNLEQQISNLIKKLECQV; this comes from the coding sequence ATGTTAGCAATATGTATTACCGGTAGCTATGCATCAGGAAAAACTTTTATTTTGGATTATCTAGCAGAGAAGGGATATAAAACTTTTTGTGCCGATCAATGCATAAAAGAATTATATCAAGATTTAAGCGTACAAAATCAAATCTTGACATTACTACCTGAACTTGAGTATTTCAATATCAGAAAAATCAGTAATTTAATCTACAATTATGACCTATCTAGAGAGAAATTACAAAATTTTATTTACCCATTACTAATAGATAAACTCATTTTATTTAAAAAAGAAAATGCTAATTCCAAATTTGTTTTTGCTGAAATACCTCTACTGTATGAAGCTAAATTTGATAAATATTTTGATTTTGTTGTAACAATATATTGCTCTGAAGAAGTAAGAATGCAAAGAGCGATAACAAGATCTTCATTTGATATAGAAATTTATAATAAAATCGGAGAAATTCAACTATCACAAGAGAGTAAAATAGAAAAAGCAGACTTTTCTATCAATAGCGGCGTTGATATGTTAAACTTAGAGCAACAAATAAGTAATTTAATAAAAAAGTTAGAATGTCAAGTTTAA
- the rnhA gene encoding ribonuclease HI — MKENISKVIIYTDGACAGNPGPGGWGALLQFNDTSKEILGYELDTTNNRMEITAALEALRILNKSCNVEIYTDSKYLQQGITAWIHNWVKNNWCKSNNEPVKNADLWKKLYAELSKHTIIWKWVKGHSNNSGNIVADKLAVQARRTAIEILKCRG; from the coding sequence TTGAAAGAGAATATATCGAAAGTAATTATATATACTGATGGTGCATGTGCAGGTAATCCTGGTCCCGGAGGATGGGGAGCTTTACTTCAATTTAATGATACTAGCAAAGAAATATTAGGTTATGAATTAGATACGACTAATAATCGTATGGAAATTACGGCAGCACTTGAAGCATTGAGGATTTTGAACAAATCTTGTAATGTTGAGATTTATACTGATAGTAAATATTTGCAACAAGGAATTACAGCTTGGATTCATAATTGGGTAAAAAATAATTGGTGTAAAAGCAACAATGAACCTGTTAAAAATGCTGATTTATGGAAAAAATTATACGCAGAATTAAGTAAACATACTATTATTTGGAAATGGGTAAAAGGTCATTCAAATAATAGTGGTAATATTGTTGCCGATAAGCTTGCAGTGCAAGCAAGACGAACTGCTATAGAAATTTTAAAATGTCGTGGATAA
- a CDS encoding SURF1 family protein — translation MTNKTNLTNFFVLITFIIFISLGLWQLSRLKEKKLFLASMQANLISPAINLEELGSNLIYRKVKITGQFLPNRDIYLYGRRSMASEKDGYYLVTPFKTVKEQIILVARGWFSNRNKNTITQATNDQKHEIIGVIMPSEKTHSYLPTNDIKNNVWLTLDLKAASETLGLNLENFYIIEEGKDISNLDILLPLAISHLAAIRNDHLEYALTWFGLAISLIVIYVIYRCR, via the coding sequence ATGACTAACAAAACTAATTTAACAAATTTTTTTGTACTTATAACCTTTATAATATTTATCTCTTTAGGCTTGTGGCAGCTTAGTCGTTTAAAAGAAAAGAAATTATTTTTAGCATCAATGCAAGCTAATCTAATCTCACCTGCAATTAACTTAGAAGAACTAGGTAGTAATTTAATTTATCGTAAGGTAAAAATTACCGGTCAATTTTTGCCTAATAGAGACATATATTTATATGGTAGGCGATCAATGGCGAGTGAAAAAGACGGATATTATTTAGTGACTCCCTTTAAAACTGTAAAAGAACAAATTATTTTAGTAGCACGAGGCTGGTTTAGTAATCGCAATAAAAATACTATTACACAAGCAACCAATGATCAAAAACATGAAATAATTGGTGTTATTATGCCTTCCGAAAAAACCCATAGTTACTTACCTACCAACGATATAAAAAATAATGTGTGGCTAACGTTAGATTTAAAAGCTGCATCCGAAACGTTAGGGTTAAATCTAGAGAATTTTTATATTATCGAGGAAGGAAAAGACATTAGCAATTTAGATATTTTATTACCTCTTGCAATAAGTCATTTAGCAGCTATTAGAAACGACCATTTAGAATACGCCCTAACTTGGTTTGGACTTGCTATTTCCTTAATTGTAATTTATGTAATTTATAGGTGTCGTTAA
- the uvrB gene encoding excinuclease ABC subunit UvrB, which produces MNHFSIISEYKPAGDQPKAIDEIIAGLNSKKRSQMLLGITGSGKTFTMANIIAKTNRPTLIMAHNKTLAAQIYSEMKSLFPQNAVEYFVSYYDYYQPEAYIARTDTFIEKDSSINAQIDLMRHSATRSLLERRDVIVVSSVSCIYGLGSPDLYYHMTVNLESGKSYPRDKLLNDLVNLQYERNDIGFERGCFRVKGDNIDIFPSHYSDKAWRLSFFGNELEYIHEFDPLTGTKLAKLDKAMVFGNSHFVMPQETVNKAISDIQEELQKRLAFLKSQDKLLETQRLNQRTQYDLEMLTETGSCKGIENYSRFFTGRNAGEPPPTLFEYLPKDALLFVDESHVSVPQIRAMYNGDRARKKVLVEHGFRLPSALDNRPLKFAEWEKFRPQTIFVSATPGPFELEETGGRVVELIIRPTGLLDPECIIKPATNQVEDLISEIQTTITKGFRVLVTTLTKKMAEDLTTYLQELKYKTSYLHSNVHTLERLKILRDLRQGTINILVGINLLREGLDIPECGLVAILDADKEGFLRSEVSLIQTIGRAARNSEGRVILYADQMTKSIDKAVSETMRRRQIQQEYNEKYGIIPKTINRAIHTLTTLKKIDSKLDKQQAHILFDNPAKLKAHIDKLKKEMLKAASNLEFEQATTLRDQLKTLEETALELS; this is translated from the coding sequence ATGAATCATTTTTCTATTATCTCAGAATATAAACCAGCAGGTGATCAACCAAAAGCAATAGATGAAATTATAGCAGGATTAAATAGCAAGAAACGTTCCCAAATGTTGCTCGGTATTACAGGATCAGGTAAGACTTTTACTATGGCGAATATTATTGCAAAAACAAATCGCCCTACTCTTATTATGGCACATAATAAAACTTTAGCTGCGCAAATTTATTCAGAAATGAAATCTCTTTTCCCGCAAAATGCTGTTGAATATTTTGTCTCATATTATGATTATTATCAGCCTGAGGCTTATATAGCACGCACTGATACTTTTATAGAAAAAGACTCATCAATTAATGCACAGATTGATTTAATGCGTCATTCCGCTACAAGATCACTATTAGAAAGACGCGACGTTATAGTAGTTTCTTCTGTTTCATGTATTTACGGGCTTGGCTCTCCTGATTTATATTACCACATGACAGTTAATTTAGAATCAGGCAAAAGTTACCCTCGTGATAAACTACTAAATGATTTGGTCAATCTGCAATATGAACGTAACGATATTGGGTTTGAACGTGGCTGCTTTCGGGTTAAAGGTGATAATATCGATATTTTTCCTTCACATTATAGCGATAAAGCTTGGCGTTTATCGTTTTTCGGCAATGAACTCGAATATATACATGAATTTGATCCCCTAACAGGTACAAAACTTGCTAAACTTGATAAAGCTATGGTCTTTGGTAATTCACATTTTGTGATGCCGCAAGAAACAGTAAATAAAGCTATATCAGATATTCAGGAGGAGTTACAAAAACGCTTAGCATTCTTAAAGTCACAAGATAAACTTCTTGAAACCCAAAGACTAAATCAACGTACTCAATACGATCTTGAAATGTTAACCGAAACCGGTAGTTGTAAAGGTATTGAAAATTATTCGAGATTCTTTACAGGGCGTAATGCCGGCGAGCCACCACCAACGTTATTTGAGTATCTACCAAAAGATGCATTATTATTTGTTGATGAAAGCCACGTATCCGTACCACAAATTAGAGCGATGTATAACGGCGATCGAGCAAGGAAAAAAGTGTTGGTAGAGCATGGGTTTCGTCTGCCTTCTGCTCTTGATAATAGACCTTTAAAATTTGCAGAATGGGAAAAATTTAGACCGCAAACCATTTTTGTATCTGCAACCCCGGGACCATTCGAGTTAGAAGAAACTGGTGGCCGCGTAGTAGAATTAATTATCAGACCGACAGGACTGCTTGATCCCGAATGTATTATAAAACCTGCTACTAACCAAGTTGAGGATTTAATTAGTGAAATTCAAACCACTATCACTAAAGGTTTTCGTGTTTTAGTCACCACCTTAACAAAAAAAATGGCAGAAGATTTAACTACCTATTTGCAGGAACTAAAATATAAAACCTCTTATTTACATTCTAATGTTCATACACTTGAGCGTCTTAAAATATTAAGAGATTTAAGACAAGGGACTATAAATATTTTAGTAGGTATTAATTTGCTTCGTGAGGGGCTCGATATCCCTGAATGCGGTTTAGTAGCCATACTAGATGCTGACAAGGAAGGGTTTTTACGGTCGGAAGTATCATTAATACAAACAATTGGAAGAGCTGCACGCAATAGCGAGGGCAGAGTAATACTTTATGCCGATCAAATGACTAAATCTATTGATAAAGCTGTTAGTGAAACAATGCGTAGACGACAGATTCAACAGGAATATAATGAAAAATATGGCATAATTCCAAAAACCATTAACCGTGCTATTCACACTTTAACTACACTTAAAAAAATTGATAGTAAGCTTGATAAACAAC